The genomic interval CCCGGCACCTTCAGGATTTTGGAATCGCCGACACCCTCGGCAACTCCACGGGTACGGTCGCGGCCGTATTCATCATTCTGTGCCTCACGGGCCGAAACCACGCATGGGACTATCGGTACATCTCCCTTCTCGCTCTGGGTCTTTGCGGCTACGAGCTGTTTCAAGGACCAATGGGCGGATCCATTGATCCAAAGGACATCGTGGCCACGATCCTGGCGGGGACATTCTGCCTGGTGCTATACCGGCTGATGCACCGTCATCCATTTACTCTCAAGGGTTCAAGCGCTGCTGCACGCGGCGTTACAGAGAGGAGTATGAAACGTGACCATTAGGCAGCGGTGGATCGACATGCTTCACACGGTGGCTACCGGAACGCGAAAGACTCGCACACTTCTCACTCCAGTTGGACTGCTCATCTTCGGTCTCTTTACCTTCTCCTTTGTGGGGGCTGCCCATGTTGTCAATGTTTTCTTCCAGTTGCCCGGTCTATTTCCGGAATCGCTGCGGCGTCCGCTATCTGTCTCTTTGATCACGGTGGGTATTGCGCTTATTGGCTGGTCCGCGTTCTGTTTCCTGAGGGTCCGCGGTACGCCGGTACCGTTCAATCCACCTCCTGAACTCGTGATTTCGGGTCCGTACCGCCTGACCAGGAACCCGATGTTGTCGGGTGTGTTCCTGCTGCTCTTTGGCATAGGGGCAGCCCTCAATTCATTTTCGCTCGTTCTGTTTTTCACGCCGGCCTATATCCTTCTCAATGTCTGGGAGCTCAAGCGGATTGAAGAGCCGGAACTGGAAAAACGGCTGGGAGAGGACTATCGCAGGTACAAGAACGAAACGCCCATGTTCATTCCGGGTATGAAGTTCCGCAGGTCACGGAAGACCTGACTCCGCTTGGGGAGCACACCATTTCATCTTTGCGATCATCAGGTGACATGATGCGTATATCTTATGGCAGGTAAAATACGAAGAGTTGTGGATTCAGATAGAGGAGAGGGAAACAGGGGCGGTGTCACGGTGTTTTTCCTTGTTTTCGCTGACATGGGAGTCCTGAACACTATGATTCGATGGAACCAAATTTCAAATGTCGAAAACCGATCATGGAGTAGTCGATGAATAGAGATTTTTCTGAGCTTCATACAGCCGCGTACGATGTGGCGGATCTCTTCCGTGCAGGGGGTTTAGAGCATCTCAGGGCAAAGGAGTGGTCAGAAACCTGGACTAATCTGGTCTCAGAACTTAAAAGCCGATGTCCTGGATTTCATGAAGACCAATATTCACAGGCGCTCAACCAGGGGTTTTTTGAAAGCCGGTAGCTATGAAAAGTCCAGTAACAGGCGTAATCTTTTCATTGAGATAGTGCCCCTTGACGGAAAAGGATACATAATCGGGAAAAATTCTCCTTATTCGTTGTCAACTATTGAAAAGCCATCAAGACATGCACATAATAGGAGAAGTGGGGCTTTTTCCTGAGTAACTTGTTGAGGCGAAATCGACGTATAAGGAGGGATGAAATGAAGAGAAGAACCATTCAGGCAGGAACATCCTGGCGGGTTTTGGTCGCTGTATTCATTTTTATGGGCCTGGCAGGCTGGTGCTGGTCCCAGGCCATCATCATCGATCACACGTGCACCGATATTTCTAAAATTCCGTCTTCATGGCTGGAACAGGCGAAACAGCTCACCCTGCACTTCGCCCACACGTCCCACGGATCGCAGATCATTACCGGAATTCTTTCCCTGGAGGAACTGCACCCACAGTATTCCGTGGCCGTGAATGAAAGCGATACGCCGGGATTGCCTCCCGTTGAAATTCCGCCGGCTCTTCGAATCTATGACGGAAACCCCGGGACCACCTACGTGGAGCCTGAAAATTACTGGTACGGCATCGACGGCCTGAACGCCACGCGATCTGTGGCCGCCACCGGGGATTACAACTACTCCATGTGGTCCTGGTGTGGACAGTTGTCCTGGTACGATGTGAGTGAAGTCCAGGGTTACCTGGCGGCCATGAATCAGCTGGAACAGGAATTCCCATCCATGCGATTCATCTACATGACGGGCCATCTGGACGGGTCCGGCACCGACGGCTTGCTGAACCAGCTGAACGATATTATTCGCCAGTATTGCCGTGACCATAACAAGGTCCTCTTTGATTTCGCCGATATCGAAAGCTACGACCCGGACGGCAACGCCTACCTGGACCGCTGGGCCGACGACGGATGTTACTACGACGGCGGGAATTGGGCCGAGGAGTGGTGCGCGGTTCATCCGAATTCCGAATTGTGTGCTTACTGCGATTGCGCCCATTCCCACCCGCTGAACTGCAACCAGAAATCCAGGGCCTTCTGGTGGATGATGGCCCGCCTGGCAGGCTGGGAGCCGGATCAGTCTTCCAGCCGGA from Thermoanaerobaculia bacterium carries:
- a CDS encoding SGNH/GDSL hydrolase family protein, whose product is MKRRTIQAGTSWRVLVAVFIFMGLAGWCWSQAIIIDHTCTDISKIPSSWLEQAKQLTLHFAHTSHGSQIITGILSLEELHPQYSVAVNESDTPGLPPVEIPPALRIYDGNPGTTYVEPENYWYGIDGLNATRSVAATGDYNYSMWSWCGQLSWYDVSEVQGYLAAMNQLEQEFPSMRFIYMTGHLDGSGTDGLLNQLNDIIRQYCRDHNKVLFDFADIESYDPDGNAYLDRWADDGCYYDGGNWAEEWCAVHPNSELCAYCDCAHSHPLNCNQKSRAFWWMMARLAGWEPDQSSSRSHSRPFAGP
- a CDS encoding isoprenylcysteine carboxylmethyltransferase family protein, translated to MTIRQRWIDMLHTVATGTRKTRTLLTPVGLLIFGLFTFSFVGAAHVVNVFFQLPGLFPESLRRPLSVSLITVGIALIGWSAFCFLRVRGTPVPFNPPPELVISGPYRLTRNPMLSGVFLLLFGIGAALNSFSLVLFFTPAYILLNVWELKRIEEPELEKRLGEDYRRYKNETPMFIPGMKFRRSRKT